In Thermotomaculum hydrothermale, a single genomic region encodes these proteins:
- a CDS encoding phosphopentomutase: MFDRFIVIVMDSVGIGEMPDAEKFGDKGADTLGHIDSLRGLNVPNMEKLGLGLLRDFKTIKKNQIKGAYSTTMFECSKGKDTTTGHWEMMGVILEKSFPTYPDGFPKEVMDKFTQETGYGYLGNKPASGTVIINELGDEHVKTGKPIVYTSADSVFQIAAHEDVIPVDELYRICEITRNRVCVGEHAVARVIARPFIKEGDKYVRTERRKDFSLEPPYPTAMDLLKENGYQVGGIGKIEDIFVYRGLTASIHSHNNYESYRDLKKMMNDLKGEKGLVFANFIDFDMLYGHRRNVEGYGKALEEFDNYLEDIMDNLGEKDLLMVTADHGNDPSFKGSDHTRERVPLLMFSKLLKENGRIEDLHCFSSIAKTVCENFSIENKFKGENILEYLK; the protein is encoded by the coding sequence ATGTTTGATAGATTTATTGTTATTGTAATGGACAGCGTTGGCATCGGAGAAATGCCGGATGCTGAAAAATTCGGAGACAAAGGTGCAGACACTTTAGGGCATATAGACTCTTTAAGAGGCTTAAATGTTCCCAATATGGAAAAGTTGGGGCTTGGTTTACTTCGCGATTTTAAAACAATAAAGAAAAATCAAATCAAAGGTGCCTATTCAACAACAATGTTTGAATGCTCAAAGGGTAAAGACACCACAACGGGACACTGGGAAATGATGGGGGTAATTTTAGAAAAATCTTTTCCAACCTATCCAGACGGATTTCCAAAAGAGGTAATGGATAAATTTACACAGGAGACAGGTTACGGATACCTTGGAAACAAACCGGCATCCGGCACTGTAATAATAAACGAACTTGGCGATGAACATGTTAAAACAGGCAAGCCTATTGTTTACACATCAGCAGACTCTGTTTTCCAGATTGCAGCACACGAAGATGTTATCCCTGTTGATGAACTATACAGGATTTGCGAGATAACCAGAAATAGGGTCTGTGTTGGAGAGCATGCTGTTGCCAGGGTAATTGCAAGGCCTTTTATTAAAGAAGGTGATAAATATGTAAGAACAGAGAGGAGAAAAGATTTCTCTTTGGAGCCACCCTATCCAACCGCAATGGATTTGTTAAAGGAAAATGGCTATCAGGTTGGTGGTATAGGCAAAATAGAGGATATATTTGTTTATAGAGGGCTAACCGCTTCAATCCACTCCCACAATAACTATGAATCTTACAGGGATTTAAAAAAGATGATGAATGATTTAAAGGGAGAAAAAGGGCTTGTGTTTGCTAATTTCATAGACTTTGATATGCTTTATGGACATAGAAGAAATGTTGAAGGTTACGGAAAAGCACTTGAAGAGTTTGACAATTATCTTGAAGATATTATGGATAATTTAGGTGAGAAAGATTTATTGATGGTAACCGCAGACCACGGGAATGACCCTTCTTTCAAGGGAAGTGACCACACAAGGGAAAGGGTGCCCCTTTTAATGTTTTCTAAATTATTGAAAGAAAATGGAAGGATTGAAGATTTGCATTGTTTTTCCTCAATTGCAAAAACTGTATGCGAAAACTTTTCAATAGAAAACAAATTTAAAGGGGAAAATATCCTTGAGTATTTGAAATAG
- a CDS encoding thymidine phosphorylase, whose product MDIVSIIKKKRDKQALTKEEIYFFIEGVTNGTIPDYQISALLMAIVLNGMNEEETFYLTEAMMKSGDILDLSEVEGFKCDKHSTGGVGDKITMIIAPLAASLGIKVPMFSGPGLGHTGGTTDKLDSIPGFKTLLTEDEFIESLKKVGIANSIQSKNITPADKKLYALRDVTGTVESIPLITASIMSKKLACGADGLVLDVKFGKGAFMKTKESAEILAKSLLKMAPVRGIKAVALIDDMNEPLGYNIGNALEIIETFEVLKGKKVHDLLEVSVEIVKQMLILSGDGENAEERIYKAIEDGSALKKYTEWIEFSGGNPEVINDYSLFPSCENKLEIKSEQRGYVKEINSYNLGMAGVYLKAGRLKKEDKIDYGAGIVLNKKVGDFVEKGETLLTMYFNDTRIPLNEIEALVKQSFEFSKEEVSKTKRIHNVIR is encoded by the coding sequence ATGGACATTGTTTCAATAATCAAAAAGAAAAGGGATAAACAAGCTTTAACAAAAGAAGAAATTTACTTTTTTATAGAAGGTGTTACAAACGGCACAATTCCAGATTACCAGATATCAGCACTTTTAATGGCAATTGTTTTAAACGGAATGAACGAAGAGGAGACCTTTTATTTAACCGAAGCAATGATGAAGTCTGGAGATATTCTTGATTTGTCAGAGGTTGAGGGGTTTAAATGCGACAAGCACTCAACAGGGGGAGTTGGGGATAAAATTACAATGATAATTGCCCCCCTTGCTGCATCACTTGGAATAAAGGTTCCAATGTTTTCAGGGCCTGGTTTAGGCCACACAGGGGGAACAACAGATAAACTTGATTCAATCCCGGGGTTTAAGACATTGTTGACAGAGGACGAATTTATAGAGAGTTTAAAGAAGGTAGGAATTGCAAACTCTATCCAGTCTAAAAACATAACCCCTGCTGACAAAAAACTTTATGCTTTGAGGGATGTAACTGGAACAGTTGAATCAATCCCCCTGATTACAGCCTCAATTATGAGCAAGAAGTTGGCCTGCGGGGCAGATGGCCTTGTTTTAGATGTTAAGTTTGGCAAAGGTGCATTTATGAAAACAAAGGAAAGCGCTGAAATTTTAGCAAAAAGCCTCTTGAAAATGGCTCCTGTAAGGGGAATAAAGGCTGTTGCTTTAATTGACGATATGAATGAACCATTAGGTTACAATATAGGAAATGCCCTTGAAATAATTGAAACATTTGAGGTTTTAAAAGGGAAAAAGGTTCATGATTTGTTAGAGGTAAGTGTTGAAATTGTAAAACAGATGCTTATTTTAAGCGGGGATGGGGAGAACGCTGAAGAAAGAATCTATAAGGCTATTGAAGACGGAAGTGCATTGAAAAAGTATACAGAGTGGATAGAGTTTTCAGGTGGCAACCCTGAGGTAATAAACGATTATTCATTATTTCCTTCTTGCGAAAACAAGCTTGAGATAAAGTCTGAACAAAGAGGTTATGTTAAAGAGATAAACTCCTACAACCTTGGAATGGCAGGAGTGTATTTAAAAGCAGGAAGGTTGAAGAAAGAAGATAAAATAGATTACGGTGCTGGGATTGTTTTAAATAAAAAGGTTGGAGATTTTGTTGAAAAGGGAGAAACTCTTTTAACAATGTATTTTAACGATACAAGAATACCCTTAAATGAAATAGAAGCGCTTGTAAAGCAATCCTTTGAGTTTTCAAA